One Amycolatopsis sp. NBC_00355 genomic window carries:
- the pseC gene encoding UDP-4-amino-4,6-dideoxy-N-acetyl-beta-L-altrosamine transaminase, which yields MAESDAASAGKSASAEPFLPYGRQSISDADIEAVVAVLRGDWLTTGPAVQQFETDLAAHTGGTPAVAVTSGTAALHVAYAAADIKPGDEVVTSPMTFVATAATAALFGAKVVFADVEADTGNLSVEAAAAAVTERTKVVAAVDYAGHPAELDALGKLAHDAGALLLEDAAHSVGGAWQGRAVGSIADLTTFSFFPTKNLTTAEGGAVVTPDAHLLDRARKFRNHGLVRDRAEQRYPDEGAWHQEVHEFGLNYRLPDVLCALGSSQLTRLGEFKKRRAEIHARYSAAFADVGGVATPPSRPGADPVWHLYPLRVLEGRRKALFEHLRGVGIGVQVNYIPAYWHPVFEDLGYRRGLCPNAEAYYEQELSLPLFPSLTDADVDRVVDAVRDFF from the coding sequence ATGGCTGAGTCCGATGCAGCCTCCGCGGGAAAGAGTGCGTCGGCTGAGCCGTTTCTCCCGTACGGCCGCCAGTCGATCAGTGACGCGGACATCGAGGCGGTCGTCGCGGTGCTGCGCGGCGATTGGCTGACCACCGGGCCCGCCGTCCAGCAGTTCGAGACGGACCTGGCGGCGCACACCGGCGGCACCCCGGCGGTCGCCGTGACGTCGGGAACCGCCGCGTTGCACGTCGCGTACGCGGCGGCCGACATCAAGCCGGGTGACGAGGTCGTCACGAGCCCGATGACGTTCGTCGCGACCGCCGCCACCGCGGCGCTGTTCGGCGCCAAGGTCGTCTTCGCCGACGTCGAAGCGGACACCGGGAACCTTTCGGTCGAAGCGGCCGCCGCCGCGGTGACCGAGCGCACGAAGGTCGTCGCCGCGGTCGACTACGCGGGTCACCCCGCGGAGCTGGACGCCCTCGGCAAGCTCGCGCACGACGCCGGCGCCCTGCTGCTCGAAGACGCGGCGCACTCCGTCGGCGGCGCGTGGCAAGGACGCGCCGTGGGCTCGATCGCCGACCTGACGACGTTCTCGTTCTTCCCGACCAAGAACCTCACCACCGCCGAGGGCGGCGCGGTCGTCACCCCGGACGCGCACCTGCTGGACCGCGCCCGGAAGTTCCGCAACCACGGCCTGGTCCGCGACCGCGCCGAGCAGCGCTACCCGGACGAAGGCGCCTGGCACCAGGAAGTCCACGAGTTCGGGCTGAACTACCGCCTGCCGGACGTCCTCTGCGCGCTCGGCAGCAGCCAGCTCACCCGGCTCGGCGAGTTCAAGAAGCGCCGCGCCGAGATCCACGCCCGCTACAGCGCGGCGTTCGCGGACGTCGGCGGCGTCGCGACCCCGCCGAGCCGCCCGGGCGCCGATCCCGTGTGGCACCTCTACCCGCTGCGGGTGCTGGAAGGCCGGCGCAAGGCGCTGTTCGAGCACCTGCGCGGCGTCGGGATCGGCGTCCAGGTCAACTACATCCCGGCGTACTGGCACCCGGTGTTCGAGGACCTCGGCTACCGGCGCGGGCTCTGCCCGAACGCCGAGGCGTACTACGAGCAGGAGCTCTCGCTGCCGCTGTTCCCGTCGCTGACCGACGCCGACGTCGACCGCGTCGTCGACGCCGTGCGCGACTTCTTCTAG
- the pseB gene encoding UDP-N-acetylglucosamine 4,6-dehydratase (inverting) → MSELDGSSILLTGGTGSFGKAFIAHALAELNPSRLVVLSRDELKQYEARQLFNDDPRLRWFIGDVRDRRRLERAMHGVDYVVHAAALKQVDTGEYNPFEFVQTNVMGSQNVIEAAIDTGVKKVVALSTDKASSPINLYGATKLCADRMFISGNHYAAAHVTRFSVVRYGNVMGSRGSVIPFFRKLAEQGESLPITHKEMTRFWITLPQAVRFVVDSFDQMRGGELYVPRIPSMRLVDLAQAIAPGSEMHEVGIRPGEKLHEEMIAPDDARRTVQLADRYVVQPHLAGWGYESPADGKPMPDGFAYRSDTNDLWLDAQELRELVEQYG, encoded by the coding sequence ATGTCCGAGCTGGATGGCTCCAGCATCCTGCTCACGGGCGGGACCGGTTCCTTCGGCAAGGCGTTCATCGCGCACGCCCTCGCCGAACTGAACCCGAGCCGGCTGGTCGTGCTCTCCCGCGACGAGCTCAAGCAGTACGAAGCCCGGCAGTTGTTCAACGACGACCCGCGGCTGCGCTGGTTCATCGGCGACGTCCGCGACCGGCGCCGGCTCGAGCGCGCCATGCACGGCGTCGACTACGTCGTGCACGCCGCCGCGCTCAAGCAGGTCGACACCGGTGAGTACAACCCGTTCGAGTTCGTCCAGACCAACGTCATGGGCTCGCAGAACGTGATCGAGGCCGCGATCGACACGGGCGTCAAGAAGGTCGTCGCGCTGTCGACGGACAAGGCGTCCAGCCCGATCAACCTCTACGGCGCCACGAAACTGTGCGCCGACCGGATGTTCATCAGCGGCAACCACTACGCGGCCGCACACGTGACCCGCTTCTCCGTGGTCCGCTACGGCAACGTGATGGGCTCGCGCGGCAGCGTCATCCCGTTCTTCCGCAAGCTCGCCGAGCAGGGCGAGTCGCTGCCGATCACGCACAAGGAGATGACCCGCTTCTGGATCACGCTCCCGCAGGCCGTGCGGTTCGTCGTCGACTCGTTCGACCAGATGCGCGGCGGTGAGCTGTACGTGCCGCGGATCCCGAGCATGCGGCTGGTCGACCTGGCGCAGGCGATCGCGCCGGGCAGCGAGATGCACGAGGTCGGCATCCGGCCCGGCGAGAAGCTGCACGAGGAGATGATCGCGCCGGACGACGCGCGCCGGACGGTCCAGCTGGCCGACCGCTACGTCGTCCAGCCGCACCTCGCGGGCTGGGGTTACGAGTCGCCGGCGGACGGCAAGCCGATGCCCGACGGGTTCGCCTACCGCTCCGACACGAACGACCTGTGGCTGGACGCGCAGGAGCTGCGCGAACTGGTCGAGCAGTATGGCTGA
- a CDS encoding glycosyltransferase family protein, with translation MRAVPGVNAVIQARSTSTRLPGKVLRPLAGRSVLGWVVRAAAAAPGVDQVIVATSSDASDDDVAAEAARCGASVVRGPLDDVLARFGLALREHPADAVIRLTADCPLLDPSLIGQLATLWRAQPSLDYVSTTLVRTLPRGFDAELVRASVLAEQISTATGADREHVTSGVYSQPARYSCTGIVVSPAAGDLRVTLDTAEDWALLEAVVAELGDRVGDWRSVVALLRSRPDLVALNAEVEQKKVGR, from the coding sequence ATGCGTGCAGTGCCCGGGGTCAACGCCGTCATCCAGGCCCGGTCGACGTCGACCCGGCTGCCCGGCAAGGTGCTGCGCCCGCTCGCCGGCCGCAGCGTGCTGGGCTGGGTCGTCCGGGCCGCGGCGGCCGCTCCCGGCGTGGACCAGGTGATCGTCGCGACCTCGTCGGACGCTTCGGACGACGACGTCGCCGCCGAGGCCGCGCGGTGCGGCGCTTCGGTGGTCCGAGGCCCCTTGGACGACGTCCTCGCGCGGTTCGGGCTGGCCCTCCGGGAACACCCGGCCGACGCCGTGATCAGGCTCACCGCGGACTGCCCGCTGCTGGACCCGTCGCTGATCGGCCAGCTGGCGACGCTCTGGCGCGCCCAGCCGTCGCTCGACTACGTCAGCACGACCCTCGTCCGGACCCTGCCGCGCGGGTTCGACGCCGAGCTGGTGCGCGCTTCCGTTCTGGCGGAACAGATTTCTACCGCGACCGGAGCGGACCGGGAGCACGTGACCTCGGGCGTCTATTCGCAGCCTGCGCGCTATTCGTGCACCGGGATCGTGGTGAGCCCGGCGGCCGGCGACCTGCGGGTGACGTTGGACACCGCTGAGGACTGGGCGCTTCTGGAGGCGGTGGTGGCCGAGCTGGGCGATCGCGTCGGCGACTGGCGGTCCGTGGTCGCGCTGCTGCGGTCGCGGCCGGACCTGGTGGCGCTGAACGCCGAGGTCGAGCAGAAGAAGGTCGGGCGGTGA
- a CDS encoding spore coat protein has protein sequence MKLLLRADSSASIGAGHIARVVAYAERAVARGWQVSFAGSTANAEWLATRFDELGVARAGTPDPSGFDAVGFDAVVVDHYGLGDLREEVNAAGAKLVSIEDDVFGRRPADVVVDSGFAPGPRPDDGSDVLLRGIAYAPLRDVVLRTHRVSAAPPLHVTVVLGGGAEWTKTIELLLRALRDTELPFVADVLVRGEPALPALRPDQSIRVAAPSPALPELLATTDVAVSAAGVTFVELCCLGVPTAAVQLVANQEAGYRAALDLGLAAGLGHADSLASRLPEVTAVLRELLSDAELRRTLSATASSTVDGRGVDRVLDFL, from the coding sequence GTGAAGCTGCTCCTGCGGGCGGACTCGTCGGCGTCGATCGGCGCCGGCCACATCGCGCGGGTGGTCGCCTACGCCGAGCGCGCGGTGGCGCGGGGCTGGCAGGTCTCCTTCGCCGGGAGCACGGCGAACGCCGAATGGCTCGCGACGCGGTTCGACGAGCTGGGGGTGGCGCGGGCCGGGACTCCGGACCCGTCCGGGTTCGACGCGGTGGGGTTCGACGCGGTGGTCGTCGACCACTACGGCCTCGGTGACCTGCGCGAAGAGGTCAACGCGGCCGGGGCGAAGCTCGTCTCGATCGAGGACGACGTGTTCGGCCGCCGGCCCGCCGACGTCGTCGTCGACTCGGGGTTCGCGCCCGGGCCGCGGCCGGACGACGGCTCGGACGTCCTGCTGCGCGGAATCGCCTACGCACCGCTGCGGGACGTCGTCCTGCGCACGCACCGGGTATCCGCCGCGCCGCCGCTGCACGTCACGGTGGTCCTCGGTGGCGGCGCCGAGTGGACGAAGACGATCGAGCTGCTGCTTCGCGCCCTTCGCGACACGGAGCTGCCGTTCGTGGCGGACGTGCTGGTACGGGGTGAGCCCGCGCTGCCCGCGTTGCGGCCGGACCAGTCGATCCGGGTCGCGGCGCCGAGCCCGGCGTTGCCGGAGCTGCTCGCGACCACCGACGTCGCCGTCAGCGCGGCCGGGGTCACGTTCGTGGAGCTGTGCTGCCTCGGCGTCCCGACGGCGGCCGTGCAGCTGGTGGCCAACCAGGAGGCCGGCTACCGGGCCGCGCTGGACTTGGGTCTCGCGGCCGGGCTGGGCCACGCGGATTCGCTCGCCTCGCGGCTGCCGGAGGTGACGGCGGTGCTGCGCGAACTGCTCTCCGACGCCGAGCTCCGCCGGACGCTGTCCGCGACGGCATCGTCCACAGTGGATGGTCGCGGCGTGGATCGGGTCCTCGATTTTCTCTGA
- a CDS encoding epoxide hydrolase family protein, which produces MTITPFRIDVPQSDLDDLRARLANTRWPDQPAGTGWRLGAPVDYVRELAEYWRLGFDWRAQEARLNGFPQFTTTIDGTNVHFLHVVSPEPDATPVLLTHGWPGSIVEFLDVIGPLTDPRAYGGDPADALNVVVPSIPGYGFSGPTPTPDWGPDRVARAFAELMTRLGYEEFGAHGGDWGAIISRELAVQFPARVLGIHVTMLPFAVARSEADLEGLPDVAAGRRSLEKGQRFSYTGTGYAMIQSTKPQTLAYGLHDSPAGQLAWIAEKFRSFSNTTEDLIDRDDLLTDVSIYWFTETANSSARLYAALTGAWGAPPPPNTVPTGVGVFPNDIGLPIRALAERTDKIVHWTEFPSGGHFPALEEPDALIGDIRRFFRGLR; this is translated from the coding sequence ATGACGATCACCCCGTTCCGCATCGACGTCCCGCAGTCCGACCTGGACGACCTCCGCGCGCGGCTCGCGAACACCCGCTGGCCCGACCAGCCCGCCGGCACGGGGTGGCGGCTGGGCGCGCCGGTCGACTACGTGCGTGAGCTGGCGGAGTACTGGCGGCTGGGCTTCGACTGGCGGGCGCAGGAAGCGCGGCTCAACGGCTTCCCGCAGTTCACTACGACCATCGACGGCACGAACGTGCACTTCCTGCACGTGGTGTCGCCGGAGCCGGACGCGACGCCGGTGCTGCTCACGCACGGCTGGCCGGGCTCGATCGTCGAATTCCTCGACGTCATCGGGCCGTTGACGGACCCACGGGCCTACGGCGGCGACCCCGCGGACGCGCTGAACGTGGTGGTGCCGTCGATCCCGGGTTACGGCTTCTCCGGCCCGACGCCGACGCCGGACTGGGGCCCGGACCGCGTCGCGCGGGCGTTCGCGGAACTGATGACCCGCCTGGGTTACGAGGAGTTCGGCGCCCACGGCGGCGACTGGGGCGCGATCATCTCGCGCGAACTGGCGGTCCAGTTCCCCGCGCGGGTCCTGGGGATCCACGTGACGATGCTGCCGTTCGCGGTGGCCCGGAGCGAAGCGGACCTGGAAGGCCTGCCGGACGTCGCGGCGGGCCGGCGTTCGCTGGAGAAGGGGCAGCGGTTTTCTTACACGGGCACGGGTTACGCGATGATCCAGTCGACGAAGCCGCAGACCCTGGCGTACGGCCTGCACGACTCCCCGGCGGGCCAGCTGGCGTGGATCGCGGAGAAGTTCCGCTCGTTTTCGAACACCACGGAAGACCTCATCGACCGCGACGACCTCCTGACGGACGTCTCGATCTACTGGTTCACGGAGACGGCCAACTCCTCGGCGCGGCTGTACGCGGCGCTGACGGGGGCGTGGGGCGCACCGCCGCCGCCGAACACGGTCCCGACGGGCGTGGGCGTATTCCCGAACGACATCGGCCTGCCGATCCGGGCCCTGGCGGAGCGCACGGACAAGATCGTCCACTGGACGGAGTTCCCGAGCGGCGGCCACTTCCCGGCACTGGAGGAACCGGACGCCCTGATCGGCGACATCCGCAGGTTCTTCCGCGGCTTGCGCTGA
- a CDS encoding bacterial proteasome activator family protein: MEHMTEPNFRESGTAGDAGHESSPHVVVVGPDGEPLEGAEHAEAVGELIEEPAKVMRIGTMIKQLLEEVRAAPLDDASRTRVREIHQTSVKELSNSLAPELRDELERLVHPFTDDSTPSDAELRIAQAQLVGWLEGLFSGIQTALFAQQMAARVQLEQMRRGLPAGPSAGGVGGIGGPGLEGHGPGISGTGQYL; the protein is encoded by the coding sequence ATGGAGCACATGACCGAGCCGAACTTCCGGGAATCGGGCACAGCGGGTGACGCCGGCCACGAATCTTCACCCCACGTGGTGGTAGTAGGACCGGACGGCGAGCCGCTCGAAGGCGCGGAGCACGCCGAGGCGGTGGGCGAGCTCATCGAAGAGCCGGCCAAGGTGATGCGGATCGGCACGATGATCAAGCAGCTCCTGGAGGAGGTCCGCGCGGCCCCGCTCGACGACGCCTCCCGGACCCGCGTGCGCGAGATCCACCAGACGTCGGTGAAGGAGCTGTCGAACTCGCTCGCACCGGAGCTGCGCGACGAGCTGGAGCGCCTGGTCCACCCGTTCACCGACGACTCGACGCCGTCGGACGCGGAGCTGCGGATCGCGCAGGCGCAGCTGGTGGGCTGGCTGGAGGGGTTGTTCAGCGGAATACAGACCGCGCTGTTCGCCCAGCAGATGGCGGCACGGGTCCAGCTGGAGCAGATGCGCCGGGGACTGCCCGCGGGTCCCTCGGCCGGCGGCGTCGGTGGCATCGGCGGGCCGGGGCTCGAGGGGCACGGGCCGGGGATTTCGGGGACCGGGCAGTACCTCTGA
- a CDS encoding cysteine desulfurase-like protein, giving the protein MAFDVARIRGLFPALGDGWIHFDGAAGMLVPEQVASAVSTAMRAPVSGPGGAFPASQRADSIVTAARRAVADLVGADPAAVVLGPSSPVMLRRLCDALAERWTIGDEVVVSRLDEQANLAPWQRAAKRVGAVVRWGEIDIETCELPAWQYEQLVSARTKAVAVTLASGSVGTRPDVPTIIEFAKRVGALVVVDATYAAPFLPLDINALGADVMVVSAQAWGGPSVGALVFRDPELIERIPSVSLDPGARGAARLELGPHAYPLLAGLIASIDYLAGLDDAASGSRRERLVTSLGSAKSYHAGLLAQLSTELLSLRHIMVIGNAMRRIPALAFAVAGKKSPEVAEYLASQGLCAFADDGAAGVFASLGVGEVGGAVRIGLAHYSNVFEINQLVRVLEELR; this is encoded by the coding sequence ATGGCGTTCGACGTCGCTCGTATCCGTGGGCTCTTTCCCGCGCTGGGTGACGGCTGGATCCACTTCGACGGCGCCGCCGGAATGCTGGTCCCGGAACAGGTCGCTTCGGCCGTTTCGACGGCGATGCGCGCCCCGGTGTCGGGGCCGGGTGGAGCGTTTCCGGCCTCACAGCGCGCGGACAGCATCGTGACCGCGGCCCGCAGGGCCGTGGCCGACCTGGTCGGTGCCGACCCGGCCGCCGTCGTGCTCGGACCCAGTTCGCCGGTGATGCTGCGCCGCCTCTGTGACGCGCTCGCCGAACGCTGGACGATCGGCGACGAGGTCGTCGTCTCCCGGCTCGACGAACAGGCCAACCTCGCGCCGTGGCAGCGCGCCGCGAAGCGCGTCGGCGCGGTCGTGCGCTGGGGCGAGATCGACATCGAGACCTGTGAGCTGCCCGCGTGGCAGTACGAGCAGCTCGTCTCGGCGCGCACGAAGGCCGTCGCGGTCACGCTCGCGTCGGGCTCGGTCGGCACCCGCCCGGACGTGCCGACGATCATCGAGTTCGCCAAGCGCGTCGGCGCGCTCGTCGTCGTCGACGCCACGTACGCCGCGCCGTTCCTGCCCCTGGACATCAACGCTCTCGGCGCCGACGTCATGGTCGTGTCCGCGCAGGCCTGGGGCGGCCCTTCGGTGGGCGCGCTGGTGTTCCGCGACCCCGAACTGATCGAACGCATCCCGTCCGTCTCGCTCGACCCCGGCGCGCGCGGCGCGGCCCGGCTCGAGTTGGGTCCGCACGCCTACCCGCTGCTGGCCGGGTTGATCGCGTCGATCGACTACCTCGCGGGCCTCGACGACGCGGCCTCCGGGTCGCGGCGCGAACGCCTCGTCACCTCGCTCGGCTCGGCGAAGTCGTACCACGCCGGGCTGCTCGCGCAGCTGTCCACCGAGCTGCTGTCGCTGCGGCACATCATGGTCATCGGCAACGCCATGCGCCGGATCCCCGCGCTCGCCTTCGCCGTCGCCGGCAAGAAGTCGCCGGAAGTCGCCGAATACCTGGCCTCACAAGGGTTGTGTGCGTTCGCCGACGACGGAGCGGCCGGCGTCTTCGCGTCCCTCGGCGTCGGAGAAGTGGGCGGCGCCGTGCGGATCGGGCTCGCCCACTACTCCAACGTCTTCGAGATCAACCAGCTCGTGCGGGTGCTCGAAGAGCTGCGCTAG
- a CDS encoding NAD(P)H-quinone oxidoreductase — MYAITIREPGDPDVLEWTEIADPRPGPGEVLLDVAASAVNRADLLQRQGHYPPPPGASETIGLECSGTIAELGPDVEGWNVGDEVCALLAGGGYAQKVVVPAGQLLPVPGEVDVITAAGLPEVACTVWANVVMHAKLTEGEVLLVHGGAGGIGTHAIQVGKALGATVAVTAGSAERLESCRQLGADITINYKDEDFVEVLRKETGGADVILDNMGASYLGRNVDVLKSDGRLVIIGMQGGVKGELNVGAMLGKRAEVFAAGLRFRPLDQKAAIVADVRERLWPLVSEGAVKPIIGQVIPMSEAASAHRAMEEGSVFGKILLTAKS; from the coding sequence ATGTACGCGATCACCATCCGTGAACCAGGTGACCCGGACGTCCTCGAGTGGACGGAGATCGCGGATCCGCGGCCCGGACCCGGCGAAGTCCTCCTCGACGTCGCGGCGAGCGCGGTCAACCGCGCCGACCTGCTGCAGCGGCAGGGGCACTATCCCCCGCCGCCCGGCGCCAGCGAGACGATCGGCCTGGAGTGCTCCGGCACGATCGCCGAGCTCGGTCCGGACGTCGAAGGGTGGAACGTCGGCGACGAGGTCTGCGCGCTGCTCGCCGGCGGCGGTTACGCGCAGAAGGTCGTCGTCCCGGCCGGGCAGCTGCTGCCGGTGCCGGGTGAGGTGGACGTCATCACCGCGGCCGGGCTGCCCGAGGTGGCCTGCACCGTGTGGGCGAACGTCGTGATGCACGCGAAGCTCACCGAGGGCGAGGTACTGCTGGTCCACGGCGGCGCCGGCGGCATCGGCACGCACGCGATCCAGGTCGGCAAGGCGCTCGGCGCGACCGTCGCCGTCACCGCGGGCTCGGCCGAGCGGCTCGAAAGCTGCCGCCAGCTCGGCGCCGACATCACGATCAACTACAAGGACGAGGACTTCGTCGAGGTGCTCCGCAAGGAGACCGGCGGCGCGGACGTCATCCTCGACAACATGGGCGCGTCCTACCTCGGCCGCAACGTCGACGTCCTCAAGTCCGACGGGCGGCTCGTGATCATCGGCATGCAGGGCGGGGTGAAGGGCGAGCTGAACGTCGGCGCCATGCTCGGGAAGCGCGCCGAAGTGTTCGCCGCGGGGCTGCGGTTCCGGCCCCTGGACCAGAAGGCGGCGATCGTCGCCGACGTCCGGGAACGCTTGTGGCCGCTGGTTTCCGAAGGCGCCGTCAAGCCGATCATCGGCCAGGTCATCCCGATGTCCGAAGCCGCGTCCGCGCACCGCGCCATGGAAGAGGGCAGCGTGTTCGGGAAGATCCTGCTGACCGCGAAGTCCTAG
- a CDS encoding M28 family metallopeptidase, whose amino-acid sequence MSLFRKRFVPPVALAACATLALGLTPAAAATTVPDGPALAKQLVKKVDINGVNRHLIALQRIADANGGNRAASTDGHKKSAEYIATKLEAAGFQVTRQEFPFTFSQTLAEKLTAGGANVPVIAMEYTPSTPVGGITAPLSVVAVDDTSGCEATDYTADVAGKIALIKRGGCSFAQKQATAAAAGAIGAIVYNNTDGDLNGTLGDPAGAKIPTGGVTAAAGAQLATLGGQFVTLELRAFQEARTSYNVIAETKSGRKDNVVMLGSHLDSVPAGPGINDNGTGSATLLETALQLGSSPKVNNAVRFGFWSAEEFGLIGSTYYVDSLSFEQQLDIALYLNFDMIGSPNAGYFAYDGDNSDGVGAGPGPYGSAQIEKTFVDYLQAARGVSLEGTDFTGRSDYGEFIAVGIPAGGLDTGAEVLKTPAQAAKWGGTAGIAFDPCYHQACDNLGNIDRVALDRNADGVAWSLGVYATSTESINGVKPGKAKNVKQKAAERSGQRNFSAHAVAGDPHALTS is encoded by the coding sequence ATGTCACTCTTCCGAAAGAGATTCGTCCCGCCGGTGGCCCTGGCCGCCTGCGCGACACTCGCGCTCGGCCTCACCCCGGCCGCCGCCGCGACCACGGTCCCCGACGGCCCTGCCCTGGCGAAACAGCTCGTCAAGAAGGTCGACATCAACGGCGTCAACCGCCACCTGATCGCCCTGCAGCGCATCGCCGACGCTAACGGCGGGAACCGGGCGGCGAGCACCGACGGCCACAAGAAGTCCGCCGAGTACATCGCCACCAAGCTCGAGGCGGCCGGCTTCCAGGTGACCCGTCAGGAGTTCCCCTTCACCTTCTCGCAAACGCTGGCCGAGAAGCTGACCGCCGGCGGCGCGAACGTGCCCGTCATCGCGATGGAGTACACCCCGTCGACGCCGGTCGGCGGCATCACCGCGCCCCTCTCGGTCGTCGCGGTCGACGACACCAGCGGCTGCGAGGCGACCGACTACACCGCCGACGTCGCGGGGAAGATCGCGCTGATCAAGCGCGGCGGCTGCTCGTTCGCGCAGAAGCAGGCGACAGCCGCGGCGGCCGGCGCGATCGGCGCCATCGTCTACAACAACACCGACGGCGACCTGAACGGGACGCTCGGGGACCCGGCCGGCGCGAAGATCCCGACCGGCGGCGTGACCGCGGCCGCGGGCGCGCAGCTGGCGACCCTGGGCGGCCAGTTCGTGACACTGGAGCTGCGGGCCTTCCAGGAGGCGCGGACCAGCTACAACGTCATCGCCGAGACCAAGTCCGGGCGCAAGGACAACGTCGTGATGCTCGGGTCGCACCTCGACAGCGTCCCGGCCGGCCCCGGCATCAACGACAACGGCACCGGCTCGGCGACCCTGCTCGAGACGGCGCTGCAGCTGGGGAGCAGCCCGAAGGTCAACAACGCCGTCCGCTTCGGCTTCTGGAGCGCGGAGGAGTTCGGCCTGATCGGCTCGACCTACTACGTCGACTCGCTGAGCTTCGAGCAGCAGCTCGACATCGCGCTGTACCTGAACTTCGACATGATCGGCTCGCCGAACGCCGGGTACTTCGCCTACGACGGTGACAACTCCGACGGTGTCGGCGCGGGCCCCGGCCCGTACGGCTCGGCGCAGATCGAGAAGACCTTCGTCGACTACCTGCAGGCCGCGCGGGGCGTGTCCCTCGAAGGCACCGACTTCACCGGCCGTTCGGACTACGGCGAGTTCATCGCCGTCGGCATCCCGGCCGGCGGCCTGGACACCGGCGCCGAGGTCCTGAAGACCCCGGCGCAGGCGGCGAAGTGGGGCGGCACGGCCGGCATCGCGTTCGACCCGTGTTACCACCAGGCCTGCGACAACCTGGGCAACATCGACCGGGTCGCGCTGGACCGCAACGCGGACGGCGTCGCCTGGTCCCTCGGCGTCTACGCGACGAGCACCGAGAGCATCAACGGCGTCAAGCCGGGCAAGGCCAAGAACGTCAAGCAGAAGGCCGCCGAACGCAGCGGGCAGCGGAACTTCTCCGCGCACGCTGTCGCCGGCGACCCGCACGCGCTGACTTCCTGA
- the ypfJ gene encoding KPN_02809 family neutral zinc metallopeptidase yields the protein MRFDDDAGLDASEVQDMRGSGGGGGGIGGRVALGGGGLGVVGLIIYFVISQLGGISPGAVNLGSGGGLGSVGSGQQVDNSQLANTCKTGADANKNHDCAIVAIVNSVQDYWAQQFARSGSTYRKAPTNFFNGGVRTGCGSASSDTGPFYCPADSEVYIDLSFFNELKTRFGAQGGQFTEAYVLAHEYGHHVQNLLGTSKKGTGTGPTSGSVRLELQADCYAGVWGNHATTTPTDTGKPLILDITQDDIASALDTASRIGDDYIQTKLGGGQVDSSQFTHGTSAQRKKWFTTGFQTGDPARCDTFGASNLG from the coding sequence GTGAGATTCGACGACGACGCGGGCCTGGACGCTTCCGAAGTCCAGGACATGCGCGGCAGCGGTGGTGGGGGCGGCGGGATCGGCGGCCGCGTGGCGCTCGGTGGTGGTGGGCTCGGCGTGGTCGGGCTGATCATCTACTTCGTGATCTCGCAGCTCGGCGGGATCAGCCCGGGGGCGGTGAACCTGGGCAGCGGCGGCGGGCTCGGCAGCGTCGGCTCCGGGCAGCAGGTCGACAACTCCCAGCTCGCGAACACCTGCAAGACGGGCGCGGACGCGAACAAGAACCACGACTGCGCGATCGTCGCGATCGTCAACTCCGTCCAGGACTACTGGGCGCAGCAGTTCGCGCGCTCCGGCTCGACCTACCGGAAGGCGCCGACGAACTTCTTCAACGGCGGCGTCCGCACCGGGTGCGGCAGCGCCAGCTCGGACACCGGGCCGTTCTACTGCCCGGCCGACTCCGAGGTCTACATCGACCTGAGTTTCTTCAACGAGCTGAAGACGCGCTTCGGCGCGCAGGGCGGCCAGTTCACCGAGGCGTACGTGCTCGCCCACGAGTACGGCCACCACGTGCAGAACCTGCTCGGCACGTCGAAGAAGGGCACCGGCACCGGCCCGACGTCGGGCTCGGTCCGGCTCGAGCTGCAGGCCGACTGCTACGCCGGCGTCTGGGGCAACCACGCGACGACGACGCCGACCGACACCGGCAAGCCGCTGATCCTCGACATCACCCAGGACGACATCGCGTCCGCGCTGGACACGGCGTCCCGGATCGGCGACGACTACATCCAGACCAAGCTCGGCGGCGGGCAGGTGGACAGCTCGCAGTTCACCCACGGCACGTCCGCGCAGCGCAAGAAGTGGTTCACCACCGGCTTCCAGACCGGCGACCCGGCCCGCTGCGACACCTTCGGCGCCAGCAACCTGGGCTGA